In Pyrus communis chromosome 8, drPyrComm1.1, whole genome shotgun sequence, one genomic interval encodes:
- the LOC137742385 gene encoding UDP-glycosyltransferase 71K1-like — protein MCVIDVQGKYKPVRVKEQVRKMKKVELVFIPAPGEGHLVSALQFTKRLIDRDDRILITVLAIQSPFRTTLSSYTESIAASEPRIRVIDVQQPQDHQPPQETYQSPEKFITLYIEGHIPNVKKIITNLVSPIANSSDSIRVAALVVDFFCVSMIDAAKELNLPSYLFMTSNAGYLALMLQLPILHEKNQVAVEESDPEWLIPGIVHPVPPRVLPMALKDGSRPAYIKLASRFRETRGIVANTFVELERHAFTLFSNDTRIPPVYPVGPVIDLDDGQAHSNLDQAQRDKIIKWLDDQPQKSVVFLCFGSMGSFRAEQVKEIALGLEQSGQRFLWSLRMPSPKGRVPSDCSNLEEVLPDGFLERTNGKKGLICGWAPQVEVLAHSATGGFLSHCGWNSILESLWHGVPIATWPMYAEQQLNAFRMVRELGMALEMRLDYKRGSADVVGADEIERAVVGVMEKDSEVRKKVEEMGKMARKAVKDGGSSFASIGRFIEDVIGEN, from the exons ATGTGTGTGATTGATGTGCAAGGAAAGTATAAACCAGTAAGAGTGAAAGAACAAGTCAGAAAGATGAAGAAAGTGGAACTAGTGTTCATCCCAGCACCAGGAGAAGGCCACCTTGTATCAGCACTGCAGTTCACAAAGCGTTTGATCGATCGCGATGACAGAATTTTGATCACCGTTCTTGCCATCCAGTCACCCTTCCGAACCACTCTAAGTTCATACACAGAATCGATTGCAGCCTCAGAACCCCGAATCCGAGTCATCGATGTCCAACAACCTCAAGATCATCAACCTCCACAAGAGACGTACCAGTCACCAGAAAAATTCATCACTCTTTACATTGAGGGTCACATCCCCAATGTCAAGAAAATCATCACCAACCTCGTCTCCCCTATTGCTAATAGTTCAGATTCGATTCGTGTTGCTGCTTTGGTGGTTGATTTCTTCTGTGTGTCCATGATTGATGCGGCCAAGGAACTCAATCTTCCTTCTTATCTTTTCATGACAAGCAATGCAGGATATCTAGCTCTCATGCTCCAACTTCCAATTCTTCATGAAAAAAACCAGGTTGCGGTTGAAGAATCCGATCCCGAATGGTTAATCCCAG GTATTGTCCACCCGGTTCCTCCTAGAGTTTTGCCGATGGCTTTGAAAGACGGTAGCCGCCCTGCTTACATCAAGTTGGCTTCAAGATTTAGAGAAACTAGAGGCATTGTAGCAAACACATTTGTAGAGTTAGAGAGACATGCTTTCACATTGTTTTCCAATGACACCCGAATTCCCCCGGTGTACCCAGTTGGGCCAGTGATCGACCTGGATGATGGTCAGGCACATTCCAACCTAGACCAGGCACAGCGCGACAAGATCATCAAATGGCTTGATGATCAGCCTCAGAAATCTGttgtgtttttgtgttttggtagCATGGGAAGCTTTAGGGCAGAGCAAGTGAAGGAAATAGCTTTAGGGCTTGAACAAAGTGGGCAGAGATTTTTATGGTCCCTGCGCATGCCGTCACCCAAAGGCAGAGTCCCAAGTGATTGCTCAAATCTGGAAGAAGTTTTGCCAGATGGGTTCTTGGAGAGGACCAATGGGAAGAAAGGGTTGATATGTGGGTGGGCCCCACAGGTGGAGGTCCTGGCCCACAGTGCGACCGGAGGGTTCTTGTCGCACTGCGGGTGGAACTCGATCTTGGAGAGCTTGTGGCATGGCGTCCCTATTGCGACATGGCCCATGTATGCAGAGCAGCAGCTCAATGCTTTTAGGATGGTGAGGGAGTTGGGGATGGCGTTGGAGATGAGGCTGGATTACAAGAGAGGCAGCGCTGACGTGGTGGGGGCGGACGAGATTGAGAGGGCTGTGGTTGGTGTGATGGAGAAGGATAGTGAGGTGAGGAAGAAGGTGGAAGAGATGGGAAAGATGGCTAGAAAAGCTGTGAAGGATGGAGGGTCTTCATTTGCTTCTATTGGGAGATTTATTGAGGATGTGATTGGTGAGAATTAA